The Tachysurus vachellii isolate PV-2020 chromosome 10, HZAU_Pvac_v1, whole genome shotgun sequence genomic sequence AACACAATTATGGTCCAAGTTCCATgttcagaaaaaataaagaaagaaaataataaaaagaataaataaataaaatcttttaaataaataaataaataaaataaataaataataataataataataataataatattattattaataatagtaataataataataattactattattattaataataataatatatatatatatatatatatatatatatatatatatatatatatatatatatatatatatatatatatataatttttttgtttgttttttattattattacaatttttttatatatattattagggTAGtgatatatattcttttttatatatataatattttttctctttccttatGTTACTATTTGAATAATATGGCATTGTATTTTGTTAtctgttattatttgttattgagacaatgtgtgtgtgtgtgtgtgtgtgtgtgtgtgtgtgtgtgtgtgtgtgtgtgtgtgtgtgtgtgtgttctaaagATTCTTTAGCGTCTGTGGCGTCAGATAAGTGGGCGTGGTTTTATCACGTGTGCCATTGCGGAAGTCGTTGTCATGTGAGCGGCTGCTTTATTTGTGTCTTTGCGATGAGATaaaatgagcagaaaaacaaataGTTCTGCGTTTTTCTTCATTTGGTTATGGGTCTGTTTTTGCTCAGCTGATAAGAGCTACGTTATAGACGATGACGGCGGGTTTGGACGGACGTTTGATGGCATAGGGGGTGTGAGCGGTGGTGGGGTAAGTACAACTTTTAATGACATCTTCtggggacttttattttgacttcAGTGTAAATACGTGAGCGAACAGAAACCTGTTTATACACCCAGTGTGCAAGGAAACAAAAGTCCTTACCTGTAGCTAATAAATTATTCCATGATATTATTTAATGAACGATTTGCAGTTTATACGTCagcaataaacacataaataaatacacatataattcatattaaaaaataaatctagttGTTTCCAATCtgttgtttcatattttttaatgttctaaaatgattttgtttaaggattaaaataataataataataataataatactaataataataataataataataataataataacaaaaaaaaaaaaatctaaatttggCCGTCCCAAAATTTGTTATATACAACAATAActtttagatatttaaataaattagtaaagtaaataaataaacatcaaaatTAAGAGTTTCCACTTTTCCAAAAAttttggtgatgatgatgataataataataataataataataataataataataataataattaccccAACATTGTCAATGTCCAGGTCCTGGTACTGCTTCTGCAAGCCTACATCACGTCAGTACCCAGACATATTCATTATTActatataaaacaattattttacatAGACACGTGTGCAATATTGCAACACTCGACACACTTACTTGACACATGTTATACATGTTTGTGTATCATTATCACTGACATTGTTTTAACATCTAAATGTACATAGAGTAGTTCATTGTGATCAATCTGATTGCAGGCAACGTCTCGCCTTCTTGTGAACTATGCTGAACCGTACAGAAGTCAAATACTGGATTACCTTTTCAAGGTAAATGCTCTTAAATGTGCAGTTCATGTGTCATTTTAACAAAAAGTAAATGTCACTAACGTtttcttgtctttattttttaagccCAACTTCGGAGCTTCTTTACAAATACTAAAAATTGAAATTGGAGGTGATGCACAGACGACAGGTAGATCTCCAAACCATGTGATCAAAGGACTAAAATGTGAAGGAATGAATTTACAATGCCTTGCTGTTGTATTGTTTTCCTTTCAGATGGTACAGAGCcatcacacatgcactctcCGAATGATGAGAATTATTTCAGGGGATATGAGTGGTGGCTGATGAGAGAGGCCAAGAAGAGGAATCCTAACATCACACTGATAGGTAGGTTTCCCTTTAATGCTTGATTTAAGCACTCACTAATATTAGTTTATATATAATCAGCTTATCAGCTTATAATCAAAATAGTAAATCTAATCTGCTACATTCTCCTTTTGAAAAGCCATTAATGAGTCAGGAGGTCAGCTTTACCTTTCATAcacagggtgccaatatttatggtTATGCATCTGGAGATGATCTAAGTGCTCCTATAAGCCTACACGATGCTCCAGAACACAATCCAATACAATTAATATACACTTCCTGCCCAAAACAcacccccccccttttttttgcgTGACTCCGCCCAGCTCTGTGCATGTAGGAGGAGCTGGGTGAAGTGGGCGGGACTCTTGTGTTTTGTGGTCAGTAAAAATGGAGCAGCTGCTGAgctgaaatatttttacaaaccTTTTATCAGACATGTGACACAGTTTCAGCAGATCAGAGTAAGTGTGTTGGGTGTTGCGATATTGCACACGTTAATGACACTAGTGTTAATGACACGTGTCTATGTGATATAAGTGTTTTATATAGTAATAATGAATATGTCGTAGGCTTGCCATGGGCGTTTCCTGGATGGGTTGGTCATGGGAAAAACTGGCCTTATTACTACCCTGATACAACTGCATACTATGTTGTGTCCTGGATTATTGGAGCGAAGCAGCACCACGACCTGGACATTGATTATGTCggggtaattattattattattattattattcactttctctcactcattttctaccgcttatccgaactacctcaggtcacggggagcctgtgcctatctcaggcgtcatcgggcatcaaggcaggatacaccctggacggagtgccaacccatcacagggcacacacacacacactctcattcacttacacaatcacacactacggacaattttccagagatgccaatcaacctaccatgcatgtctttggaccgggggaggaaaccggagtacccggaggaaacccccgaggcacggggagaacatgcaaactccacacacacaaggcggaggtgggaatcgaacccccaaccatggaggtgtgaggcgaacgtgctaaccactaagccaccgtgccccctattattattattattattattattattattattattattattattattattaatgtcacCAAAATTTTTGGAAAAGTGGaattttcatgtttgtttgtttgtttgtttgtttgtttgtttgtttattttatttatttatttatataaaaataaaataatttatttatatatctaaaaGTAATTTCTTGTATATAACACGTCAATTTTGGGAAGATTCTGCCAAAATATTTTGGTGGccaaattttgttttatttatttgtttaaatttgtattattattattattattattattattatttattattattattattattattattattattattaatgctctaccaaaattattttagaacatttaaagacattggACTAAAAAATGTGAAACAACAGTTTTGAAACaactagatttattttttattatgaattatatgtgtgtttatttatgtgtttattgctGACGTATAAATTGCAAATCATTCATTAAATgtcataaaataatttatttgatacaaaatatttcaaaacttttttttcaaaattttgttacagtttttgtaatttctggatttttttttatgggaaAGTTTTAAcctattattgttttttttttgttttttttaaatacagatatGGAATGAAAGGACTTATAACAGCAAATATATCAAGGTAAGCAGAGTATTTAGAGTTTTTTCCCGTCATTATATGAGGTCTACTTCTGCAGAATTGCACCTTGTCTGGAAGTTTCTGGATTCAGTTATTGTGTGAAAAgcttttcttgctttcttgGCTCGTGGACACACCGTTAGCTCCTGCGCtacactctggataagagcggaTTGGAGAGAGTCAAAATCATCGCCAGTGACAACCTGTGGGAGCCGATAACACATTCTGTCCATCAGGATCCTGAACTGAGGAACGCTGTAGATGTGCTGGGGTATAAAACACACTGCTACAGCATTATCTTAATACACGGAAATGAACATTGAAGGTTAAATGGATGCGTTGATCATATATGAatttattaaagtgtgtgtgtgtgtgtgtgtgtcttacagggCTCACTATCCTGGAACCGTCACCGTCCCCGAAGCCTTGACCCTGCAGAAGCAGCTCTGGTCTTCTGAAGATTACAGCACCTTTAACGATGATGTTGGAGGAGGCTGCTGGGCTCGAATCCTCAACCAGAACTACGTCAACGGCAGGATGTCCGCGTAAGCCTGCTTTCTTACAtcttacactcttacacatCCCTGGTAACAAAGCCAAAAGCTTTACATCCGTTGATGGGTATTTACATTTTCCTTGTAACTAGCGCCCTCTGGTGGACGCTAGATGTTCTAAATCTACACTGGATCTATTGCTACTAAAATACtgcattatttattgattgtaaTACAGAAGATTCACATGACCGTTAAACACATTTCAGATgaggacaaaaatacaaatttctCTCGTGTCTTGTCAGCACTATTTCCTGGAATCTGGTGGCCAGCTACTATCAGGATCTCCCGTTTGGGAGAGCTGGGCTGATGACCGCTCAGGAGCCATGGAGTGGAAATTATGTTGTAGAATCCCCCATTTGGATCACAGGTGCTTTATTATCTCACTGAAATGAAGAACAAACCTAAAACCGCTTTATTTTTGACGCTTAAGTCGGGAAATTATTGTCTTCTAGCCCATACCACACAGTTTACTCAGCCTGGATGGAAGTATCTGCGGAGCGTCGGCCATCTTGAGTTCGGCGGGACGTACGTCGCTTTGACGGATCAGAGCGGAAATCTGACTATAGTCATTGAAACCATGGTAGGATTTTAGTTCTGTTCAGGAGGTAGCGCTGTGTACGTTAGCATtgtagctttttatttatttgtgtgtgtgtgtgtgtgtgtttgtgtcttctCCAGACTCATGATCACTCCGTGTGCGTCCGGCCTCCTCTGCCTCACTACAACGTCACGCATCAGAAAGCCACGTTCTCTTTAAAGGGATCGTTTGTACGTGTCCTCAAAACCGTCACTCGTTTCCGTatcaatcatttattttatcgCATTTTTTGTAACGCAGGGCTCTGTTTTGTGTGCAGACTTCAGTTCGTGAGCTACAGGTCTGGCACTCGAAGTTTGATTTCAAGACCCAAAAGCCAGTTTTCTTTCAAAACCTCAAgcctataaatgtaaataaaattcattttagtaaacacatttaatagtaaatgtaataataaccaGTTCAAGAAGACTCCTCTCTAATGACGTGCTGTAATGAAACAGGTATCGAACGGAACGTTCAGCTTGGACCTGGAGGTCGATGAAATTTACACGCTAACCACCATCACCACAGGGTCTAAAGGAAGTTACCAAGAGCCTCCTTCGTCTGCTCCCTTCCCTAAAATCTACTCGGACGATTTCGACGTCAGTACGTGGCCACgtcttttctttcttgtccTTGGTCAATTTCAGGCCTAATGTTTGACGTGACCTCTAGTTCCTCTTCCCAAAAGGTAACCCGTACTTCTCAGAGGCTCCGTTCTTTGCCGATCAGACCGGAGTGTTCGAGTACTTCAATAACCTGACGGATGCCGGCGCTCACGTTTACACGCTGCGTCAGGTGCTGACCGAGAGGCCTGTGACGTGGGTAGCAGATGCAGATCAGACCATCAGTGTCATCGGGGATTATTCCTGGTGCGCAAAACGAGCTCGAGATATAACCTGTCGtgaggtggagtgtgtgtgtgtgtgtgtgtgtgtgtgtgtgtgtgagagagagtgagtgtgtgtgagagtgtgtgtgtgtgtgtgtgtgagagagagagagagtgtgagattgtgagtgtgtgtgagagagtgagagagagtgtgcttgtgtgagagagtgtgtgtgtgtgtaagattgtgtgtgtgtttgagagagtgtgtgtgagtgagattgtaaatgtgtgtgagattgtaagtgtgtgtgagagtgtgtgagattgtgtgtgtgagagagagtgtgtgtgagagattgtgtgtgtgagagagtgtgtgtgtgtgagagagagtgtgtgtgagagagagtgtgtgtgagagagagtgtgtgtgagagagtgtgtgtgtgtgtgagagagagtgagtgtgagagagagtgagtgtgagagagagtgagtgtgagagagagtgagtgtgagagagagtgagtgtgagagagagtgagtgtgtgagagagtgtgtgtgtgtgagagagagtgtgtgtgtgagagtgtgtgtgtgtgtgagagtgtgtgtgtgagagagtgtgtgtgtgagagagagtgtgtgtgtgtgagagagagtgtgtgtgtgtgtgtgagagagtgtgtgtgtgtgtgagagagtgtgtgtgtgtgtgtgtgagagagtgtgtgtgtgtgtgagagagtgtgtgtgtgtgtgagagagtgtgtgtgtgtgtgagagagtgtgtgtgtgtgtgagagagtgtgtgtgtgtgtgagagagtgtgtgtgtgtgtgagagagtgtgtgtgtgtgtgagagagtgtgtgtgtgtgtgtgtgagagagtgtgtgtgtgtgtgtgagagtgtgtgtgtgtgtgtgtgagagagagtgtgtgtgtgtgtgtgtgagagagagtgtgtgtgtgtgtgtgtgagagagagtgtgtgtgtgtgagagaatgtgtgtgtgtgtgagagattgtgtgtgtgtgtgtgtgagagagagtgtgtgtgtgtgagagagagtgtgtgtgtgtgagagagtgtgtgtgtgtgagagagtgtgtgtgtgtgagagagtgtgtgtgtgtgagagagtgtgtgtgtgtgagagagtgtgtgtgtgtgagagagtgtgtgtgtgtgagagagtgtgtgtgtgtgagagagtgtgtgtgtgtgagagagtgtgtgtgtgtgtgagagagtgtgtgtgtgtgtgagagagtgtgtgtgtgtgtgtgtgtgtgtgagagtgtgtgtgtgtgagagagtgtgtgtgtgtgagagagtgtgtgtgtgtgagagagtgtgtgtgtgtgtgagagagtgtgtgtgtgtgtgagagagtgtgtgtgtgtgagagagtgtgtgtgtgtgagagagtgtgtgtgtgtgtgagagagtgtgtgtgtgtgtgagagagtgtgtgtgtgtgtgtgtgtgtgagagtgtgtgtgtgtgtgtgtgtgtgagagtgtgtgtgtgtgtgtgagagtgtgtgtgtgtgtgtgtgagagagtgtgtgtgtgtgtgtgagagagagtgtgtgtgtgtgtgagagagtgtgtgtgtgtgtgagagagtgtgtgtgtgtgtgtgtgtgtgtgtgagagagtgtgtgtgtgtgagagagtgtgtgtgtgtgagagagtgtgtgtgtgtgagagagagtgtgtgtgtgtgagagagtgtgtgtgtgagagagagtgtgtgtgtgagtgagagagtgtgtgtgtgagagtgtgtgtgtgtgtgagagagtgtgtgtgtgtgtgagagagtgtgtgtgtgtgtgtgagagagtgtgtgtgtgtgtgagagagtgtgtgtgtgtgtgtgagagtgtgtgtgtgtgtgtgtgtgtgagagagtgtgtgtgtgagtgtgtgtgtgtgtgagagagtgtgtgtgtgtgtgtgtgagagagtgtgtgtgtgtgtgtgagagagtgtgtgtgtgtgtgtgagagagtgtgtgtgtgtgtgagagagtgtgtgtgtgtgtgagagagtgtgtgtgtgtgtgtgtgtgagagagtgtgtgtgtgtgtgtgagagagtgtgtgtgtgtgtgagagagtgtgtgtgtgtgtgagagagtgtgtgtgtgtgtgtgagagaatgtgtgtgtgtgagagactgtgtgtgtgtgtgtgtgtgtgtgtgagagagagtgtgtgtgtgtgtgagagagagtgtgtgtgtgtgtgagagagagtgtgtgtgtgagagagtgtgtgtgtgtgtgtgtgtgtgtgagagagattgtgagtgtgtgtgagagagagtgagtgtgtgtgagagtgtgtgtgtgtgtgagagagaaagagagagagagagagagagtgtgagattgtgagtgtgtgtgagagagagtgtgtgtgtgtttgtgtgagagagtgtgtgtgtgagagagtgtgtgtgtgagagagtgtgtgtgtgtgagagagtgtgtgtgtgtgagagagtgtgtgtgtgtgagagagagtgtgtgtgtgtgagagagtgtgtgtgtgtgagagagtgtgagtgtgtgtgtgtgtgtgtgtgtgtgtgtgtgagagagagtgtgtgtgtgtgagagagtgtgtgtgtgagagagagagagagtgtgtgtgagagagagagagtgtgtgtgagagagagagagagtgtgtgtgtgagagagagagtgtgtgtgtgagagagagagtgtgtgtgtgagagagagagtgtgtgtgagagagagagtgtgtgtgtgtgtgagagtgtgtgtgtgtgtgtgagagagagtgtgtgtgtgtgtgagagagagtgtgtgtgtgtgagagagagtgtgtgtgtgtgagagtgtgtgtgtgtgagagtgagtgtgtgtgtgtgtgtgagagagtgagtgtgtgtgtgtgagagagagagtgtgtgtgtgagagagagagtgtgtgtgtgagagagagagtgtgtgtgtgagagagagtgtgtgtgtgtgagagagagagtgtgtgtatgtgagagagagagtgtgtgtgtgtgagagagagagagtgtgtgtgtgagagagagagtgtgtgtgtgtgagagagagagtgtgtgtgtgtgagagagagagtgtgtgtgtgagagagagagtgtgtgtgtgagagagagagtgtgtgtgtgagagagagagagtgtgtgtgtgtgtgtgtgtgtgagtgtgtgtgtgtgtgtgtgtgtgagagagagagtgtgatagtgtgtgtgagagtgtgtgagtgtgtgatagtatgagagtgtgtgtgtgagagattgtgtgtgagagtgtgtgtgtgagagtgtgtgagagagtgtataaaaaacagttcagttttatttaacatttaacagtaTTCGTGTGTTCAGTGGATTTTCTAAAGAACTTTGTAACCCCCAGGCAGAAAACCAGCATCTCCTGTGACGTCTACATGGAGAAGGTGGACACCGGAGGTGTGTTTGTGGCAGTGAGAGTAGATAAAGGTGGAGGATCGATCAGGAACACACAGGGAATCTTCTTCTGGGTGTTTGCTGACGGAACCTACAAAGTCACCAATGATCTCAGTAAGTGGGGAAAAACTTTACATGTCGCTTTTTTGCTGGTCTTTTATTTGCCGTAAtcgtgacttttattttgaaaggtgGCGAAAGCATCCTGGCCAAGGGACGGTCCGGAACCCGAGCTCACGTCTGGTACACTCTGACTCTGACGGTCCAGGtttgtttgttgatttgtttatttgtttgaatcCTGCATCCTGAAATGTTCTAAACATCCCTGTTCTTATCCGCAGGGTTATTACGCCTCTGGAGAGCTAAACGGCTCTGTGCTGTGGAAAGACGCAATCGTTTTGACGCCCAAACACGGCTGGGCGGCTGTCGGTACGAGTACCTTCGAACTGGCTCAGTTTGATAACTTTGCCGTACGGGCGGCATGACAGGACGACCTAGACTTCATTTCCTGTACAGAGAAATAACTGGAGGATTTCTGACTCGAAATACTGAGATAGTGACATTtctgattgtttaaaaaaaatcagtttggtGTAgcataacgtgtgtgtgtgagagagtgagtgtgtgtgtgtgtgtgtgtgtgtgtgtgtgtgtgtgagggattgtgtgagtgtgtttctgtgtgtgtgtgtgtgtgtgtgtgtgtgagtggtgtgagtggtgtgtgtgtgtgtgtgagggattgtgtgtgtgagtggtgtgtgtgtgtgtgtgtgtgagtggtgtgtgtgagtggtgtgtgtgtgtgtgagtggtgtgtgtgagtggtgtgtgtgtgtgtgagtgagtgtgtgtgagtgagtgagtgtgtgtgagtgagtgagtgtgtgtgagtgtgtgagtggtgtgtgtgtgagtggtgtgtgtgtgagtggtgtgtgtgtgagtggtgtgtgtgtgagtggtgtgtgtgtgagtggtgtgtgtgtgtgtgtgtgtgtgtgtgtgtgagtggtgtgtgtgtgagtggtgtgtgtgtgtgtaggagatgATGATTGTTAATTGCACTGAAATCCAGGGTGTTCATGAGGACACTGTAAATATGAAAAgccttaaaatgtattaaatcattttctgaatttttttttagactttttcaaatagtaataatatttaatttttctttatttttaaactgaaaaGTAAAACGTGATCAACAGAACGGTGCAGCGCCGTTTATTAACCTTCAGCTACCTGCTTTAAACTGACATAAGAAGCGAATGCGAATTCAAACGCACTTTTCATTGGATCGGAGAAAAATAAAACGATCCATTAACGAGTCTAAATTCAATTCTATGAAAATATGTGGAAAAAGGactgatatataaataaattcatttatataaaaaaaaaataagaaattataattaaaaaaattctttgccACTGAATGATCACAGTAATCAATAAAGGAatctttttatacaaatgattttgttttttttattctatctatctgtctatctatctgtctatctatctgtctatctatctgtctatttatctgtctatctatctaggTGTGTTGGTCCGCTTTGTTTTGATCTGTTCTGtcttttaaaacagttttttttgttcgAGTTCACCAGAGCAGAGCTCGTGAATATAAGTGAAACAGTCTGTACGGATTTATTTcccacttttatttatatacagtatatccgtaaatgtattaaaattctAGTCAAAGATGCTCTAAGGCTGTGTGAACACGGTGAAACGCCAGACATCGCACACCGCTACCGGGAATATTTCTCTCCATCGTTCGTTCATTGTTGAACAAATCGGACGAACTTCAGCTAATGGTGTTGAAAAAGACCATCATGTGCTTCACGGAACCATGGCTGTGTGGACTGATCCCCGACGCTGCGCTGCAGCTAGCAGGATTCCGACTCTTTGGAGCAGATCGCATCGCCGAACTTTCTGGCAAGAAGAAAGGTGGAGGaattagtttttagttttttttttgcctggtgCAACGATGTGACACTGATTCATCAATACTGTTCTTCTGTAATCAATTCTCCCGACGTGAGTTCACTTTATTCACACTGGTCGGTGCAGGAGGCACAGCGGGTGCTCGCTGATCAGATACACATTCCCGGactcatttgtttttgtcctaGTGACTTTAACAAAGCTAACTTCACACAGGAACTCCCTAAATACTAAACAGGAAAACATTCTGGATCACtgttacactacagtaaacagtgTCCCATATCACGCTGTCCCACGAGCTGCACTAGGACACTCTGACCACCTTGTGGTCCATTTCATTCCTGCATACAGGCAGAAATTAAAGATCTCCAAAAATGTTGTGAGGACATCGAAACAGTGGACTAGGGAGGCGGTGGAAGATCAGGCATGCTTTGATTGTACTGACTGAGATATATTGACACGCACCAGGGAAAGTTACAACAACGACAAACCCTGGTTCACAGCCAGACTCAGACAGCTAAGGTTGGAGAAGGAAGCTGCATTCAAACATGGGGACAGAAGTAAAGTAAAGCTTAAGTAGAAGTTTAGCAAGGCAGTGAAAGAAGCTAAACAGCTTTACTCTGAGAAATTACAACAGCAGTTCTAAACCATTGACTCTGCTTCTGTCTGTAAATGGCTCAGACATATTACTAACTGTAAACCCAAAGCCCCCCACGCTGCTAACGACTTGCATATAGCCAAAAGCTTGAATGTGTTCTATTCCTGCTGTGAAAGACAAACGGCACAGTCGTGTCATGATACTTCCAGCGACACCAGCTTTTAACACCTTCTCTAGCCCATCAGCCTGACCAACCCCTCCATAGCAGTAGTTGACGCCTCCTCACAGACATATACTGTACCACAATGACACCAAGCACGACTCTCTCCATCAAAGTGAGAGACGATAACAGGGTATTTAAGAGACTGAATCCATGCAAAGCAGCCGGACCAGACTCCGTCTCCCCATCTGCCTTGAAGCACTGCACTGATCAGTTGTCCCCAGcgttcactgacatcttcaacaccTCACTGAGCACAacttacacacgcacatcacctgtatggactgcacagacctacaccaaacacacacactgacacatcaaactgtttacatgctgttttgctcacttttttgctcttttgcacaaactgtccaacatttcagtcgtttgctgtatttgcacaattctatacagtacattatctcaaggacctgctgctaagaaactgtgttcattttagtattactgcacgaaagtatttacactggtcggtcggcgctgtttctttttactgtttattgtcttttgtgtattgtattttttgtactttttgtattgtcttgtgacTTCTCGTCTGCAatctcttttgtcctgcactgtcttatctgtcttgtttgtcttgtcctgcactgtcttgtctgtcttgtttgtcttgtcctgcactgtcttgtc encodes the following:
- the galcb gene encoding galactocerebrosidase codes for the protein MSRKTNSSAFFFIWLWVCFCSADKSYVIDDDGGFGRTFDGIGGVSGGGATSRLLVNYAEPYRSQILDYLFKPNFGASLQILKIEIGGDAQTTDGTEPSHMHSPNDENYFRGYEWWLMREAKKRNPNITLIGLPWAFPGWVGHGKNWPYYYPDTTAYYVVSWIIGAKQHHDLDIDYVGIWNERTYNSKYIKLLRYTLDKSGLERVKIIASDNLWEPITHSVHQDPELRNAVDVLGAHYPGTVTVPEALTLQKQLWSSEDYSTFNDDVGGGCWARILNQNYVNGRMSATISWNLVASYYQDLPFGRAGLMTAQEPWSGNYVVESPIWITAHTTQFTQPGWKYLRSVGHLEFGGTYVALTDQSGNLTIVIETMTHDHSVCVRPPLPHYNVTHQKATFSLKGSFTSVRELQVWHSKFDFKTQKPVFFQNLKPINVSNGTFSLDLEVDEIYTLTTITTGSKGSYQEPPSSAPFPKIYSDDFDVSNPYFSEAPFFADQTGVFEYFNNLTDAGAHVYTLRQVLTERPVTWVADADQTISVIGDYSWQKTSISCDVYMEKVDTGGVFVAVRVDKGGGSIRNTQGIFFWVFADGTYKVTNDLSGESILAKGRSGTRAHVWYTLTLTVQGYYASGELNGSVLWKDAIVLTPKHGWAAVGTSTFELAQFDNFAVRAA